The following are encoded in a window of Castanea sativa cultivar Marrone di Chiusa Pesio chromosome 9, ASM4071231v1 genomic DNA:
- the LOC142611405 gene encoding jasmonate-induced oxygenase 3-like, with amino-acid sequence MNHLQSWPEPVVRVQALSESGLTKIPDRYIKPATDRPSPKNLDDTHINIPVIDLQNLLSNNQTLQYDTLSLISSACKEWGFFQVVNHGVSHELMKQARETWREFFDQPLDLKQKYANSPSTYEGYGSRLGVDKGAKLDWSDYFFLHYMPASLRNQSKWPAVPQSCRKLIAAYGEETVKLCEKLMKVLSINLGLGQDHLQNAFGGTQDIGACLRVNFYPRCPQPDLTLGLSPHSDPGGMTLLLPDENVSGLQVRKGNEWVTVKPVPNAFIVNVGDQIQVLSNAIYKSVEHRVIVNAVKDRVSLALFYNPKSDLLIQPIKELVTKDRPALYQPMTYDEYRLYIRTNGPCGKAQVESLKHR; translated from the exons ATGAATCACCTTCAAAGTTGGCCTGAACCAGTGGTCCGAGTCCAAGCCTTATCAGAGAGTGGTCTAACAAAAATCCCAGACCGCTACATCAAACCCGCCACAGATAGGCCTTCACCAAAAAACTTAGACGACACTCATATTAACATCCCAGTCATTGATCTCCAAAACCTACTCTCCAACAACCAAACCCTCCAATATGATACTCTAAGTCTCATATCAAGTGCTTGTAAAGAGTGGGGTTTCTTCCAAGTTGTGAACCATGGTGTTAGCCATGAGTTGATGAAACAAGCTAGAGAGACTTGGCGTGAGTTCTTTGATCAACCACTTGATTTGAAACAAAAATATGCAAACTCTCCAAGTACGTATGAAGGGTATGGTAGTCGTTTGGGTGTGGACAAAGGAGCAAAACTTGATTGGAGTGACTATTTCTTCCTCCACTATATGCCTGCCTCATTGAGAAACCAGAGCAAGTGGCCAGCGGTACCACAATCATGCAG GAAATTGATAGCGGCATATGGTGAAGAAACGGTAAAGCTATGTGAAAAGTTGATGAAGGTTTTATCGATAAATCTTGGATTGGGGCAGGATCATCTTCAGAATGCTTTTGGAGGTACTCAGGACATTGGTGCATGCTTGAGGGTGAACTTTTACCCTAGGTGTCCACAACCAGACCTTACTCTTGGTCTATCACCACACTCTGATCCTGGTGGCATGACCCTTCTCCTGCCTGATGAGAATGTGTCTGGACTCCAAGTTCGTAAAGGCAATGAATGGGTTACTGTTAAGCCTGTTCCAAATGCCTTCATTGTCAACGTAGGGGATCAAATTCAg GTACTGAGCAATGCAATTTACAAGAGCGTGGAACATCGGGTGATTGTGAATGCAGTGAAAGATCGTGTTTCACTTGCCTTATTTTATAACCCAAAGAGTGATTTACTAATTCAACCAATCAAGGAGCTTGTGACCAAGGACCGTCCGGCACTTTATCAGCCAATGACATATGATGAATACAGACTTTACATTAGGACAAATGGTCCGTGTGGCAAGGCTCAAGTTGAATCCTTAAAACACCGATGA